A single region of the Ziziphus jujuba cultivar Dongzao chromosome 10, ASM3175591v1 genome encodes:
- the LOC107411060 gene encoding cytochrome P450 714C2, protein MEDVFGVKTSIVCFSILLLVYIYYKLGVKSEIIRAKLRKQGISGPLPSIVLGNVPEIRRIMSEASSKGVKENNLQLVDHSLSLFPYFKKWTKQFGRTFMFALGGVQLLYVCDAEIVRELSIFKSLDLGKPAYLQKDRGPLLGKGLITTNGTLWAHQRKTIAPHLYMYKIKDMVNLVVESANTLVKAWESRVDQTAHGGAVDIPVHDYVRSFSSNVISNILFGSNYREGNMIFPKYRALLNAMASPTILNGIPFSRFFPTKKNMQVWRLEKEINSMIIDIKNKHIGRPHDEDMLKGIMAGAKNAKLGPNAEDQYLVDNCKNLFLAGSEVPAVAAMWGLMLLALYPEWQARIRSEVEQVCGNPNIIDASVLHKMKVIEMVIQEVLRLYPAVIFVSRQALEEIKVGKMWVPKGVNIWIWMLELHRDPELWGPDAHKFNPERFANGVTGACKCPQAYLPFGVGGRVCPGQSLAMVELKILFALIVSNFNLSVSPNYHHSPVYGLLLQPEHGVNLLVQKI, encoded by the exons ATGGAGGATGTTTTTGGCGTAAAAACTAGTAtagtttgtttttcaattttattgttggTATATATTTATTACAAACTTGGAGTGAAGTCTGAAATTATACGAGCAAAGCTTAGAAAGCAAGGTATAAGTGGTCCATTGCCATCCATTGTATTGGGGAATGTTCCTGAAATAAGGCGGATAATGTCTGAAGCTTCTAGCAAAGGTGTCAAGGAGAATAATTTGCAGCTAGTTGACCATTCTTTATCTCTCTTCCCATATTTCAAGAAGTGGACCAAGCAATTTG GAAGGACGTTTATGTTTGCGCTTGGAGGAGTACAGTTACTGTATGTTTGCGATGCTGAAATAGTAAGAGAATTAAGCATCTTCAAATCACTGGACTTGGGGAAGCCTGCTTATCTGCAGAAGGATAGGGGTCCTCTATTAGGCAAAGGCCTCATTACAACAAATGGTACACTTTGGGCCCACCAGAGAAAAACAATAGCTCCCCACCTCTACATGTATAAGATTAAG GACATGGTGAACCTAGTGGTGGAATCTGCAAATACACTAGTTAAGGCTTGGGAAAGCAGAGTTGATCAAACAGCTCATGGTGGTGCTGTAGATATACCGGTCCATGACTACGTGAGAAGCTTCTCTTCCAATGTAatttcaaacattttatttgGAAGCAACTATAGAGAAGGAAACATGATATTTCCCAAGTATAGAGCCCTTCTGAATGCCATGGCTTCACCCACCATACTTAATGGGATTCCCTTCTCAAG ATTTTTTCCCACCAAGAAAAATATGCAAGTGTGGAGATtggaaaaggaaataaattccatgatcaTTGACATAAAGAACAAACACATTGGAAGGCCACATGATGAGGACATGTTAAAGGGGATCATGGCAGGTGCGAAGAATGCTAAGCTTGGGCCAAACGCCGAGGATCAATATCTAGTGGACAATTGCAAGAACCTCTTCTTGGCTGGATCTGAAGTTCCTGCTGTTGCTGCAATGTGGGGTTTGATGCTATTAGCTCTGTATCCCGAGTGGCAAGCGCGAATTCGCTCTGAGGTCGAGCAAGTTTGTGGCAATCCCAACATTATTGATGCTAGCGTACTTCACAAGATGAAAGTG ATCGAAATGGTTATACAAGAGGTGTTGCGGCTATACCCGGCAGTGATATTTGTGTCGAGGCAAGCCTTAGAAGAAATAAAGGTGGGGAAAATGTGGGTTCCAAAAGGTGTAAATATATGGATATGGATGCTAGAGTTGCATCGAGATCCTGAACTTTGGGGACCTGATGCTCACAAGTTCAACCCTGAAAGGTTTGCTAATGGAGTTACCGGGGCTTGCAAGTGTCCGCAAGCCTACTTGCCATTTGGTGTTGGTGGCCGAGTATGCCCAGGACAGAGCTTAGCTATGGTAGAGCTGAAGATCCTCTTTGCTCTGATTGTATCCAATTTCAATCTCTCTGTTTCTCCCAACTATCATCATTCCCCAGTTTATGGTTTGCTTTTGCAGCCTGAACATGGTGTAAATCTTCTAGTACAAAAGATATGA